One genomic region from Magallana gigas chromosome 3, xbMagGiga1.1, whole genome shotgun sequence encodes:
- the LOC105343357 gene encoding cilia- and flagella-associated protein 74 isoform X3, whose translation MDDDYGQMFGGEDFMGDIGLEDEAILDYDDGDDNLDLGSDEEEEIESFVGDRDYDEKTPEPTISKQEQLRMIHLRSHLNQLTEKVKHHQYLTEKTREEQKQCRNRMSQLETERDQVFKEIQGAESDKNTSALYRLRARHERVCQELENEHKLEKMIADRLEQEEYELAKVEVERGKFLLAEDDLIKQEQQLAKEKTDMALQRLRKEEMKAKRAIRQHAKRQKDYQTALEDQKRRQQMTVDDAERSHAKHSKFLNQTMEKMQKRHEEENARYKENMRKKMEMLLKLKGDITANRENLKALHARDQAANKEAKQREEEERQRILQEGGNPDEILLIRKRIEEFERQKTEFENEKRQKQATIMDKILVEEDRLKKRKKQQPHLWTDPKSDKSKIVGPQKKKPLKIFRELTDSSIFDEIMKENTYIINGPEEQTTQRDGHEPGKTDTAREDRKISPLPVDSSDSSDAEFEEEEKVNLAVPEFEGLWDQHKPYKVPKDTESTLKLPNGSKMEKEILEKVLDKHRQGIVVKQVAAGREFQGCPFYSKPDVIHFKDFEVGKTYKKKVTLTNVSYTVNYCKYINITEMLKDFIEIQFDPPGQMSAGLTCEMMVTFKPMINEDLFGEVKFLSQTGPFAIPLQCTTKKCDLSTDTCRIDFGTTVIGETLKRTFTLTNKGALGTKFEFFKVTGQKERTVTTAATSLGGLTTADTIRAFSPDSTSVVAKKDVTNSLEKTDEKKAAEDADKASMGGVGTSDEQNGTQAAGEGLSMAGDGDQGEEEQPLQDSPDLAVSEMEDYGTLDGMKVGLVATGELGPFSSTKLEIIWQPHIPGRVDTEFLITFSDPLSDSISIQAIANAIDVPVWVERQTVDLKICMYDRLYQDTIIVNNRATTALRLKFEVCKELKNHLELLPKTGYIQAQSNFSAQMKFLPRKSLFEEAGKYFDKETGVLEAPMIIRVADQTQPVPFTVQAVLTTSDMEFDTTDIDFGCCTIYESTKAKIKLTNKSILPQEFGFVGHPEFVEVQPNDGFGTLLPLETIDLEVIFSPKKAKDYKFELNCKSLINREFKIQCKGVGVHPPLEMSHQVIHFSATSLYDVSTAYFHVINSHTSTNEFTHPVPRIGKGEIAPVGPTSFEFVVPEGSPLTISPSVGTIEPGKKCPIWVRFAPELNELDIKKEAVRMATKALEAQAEKEFEEKLKREREEADQALQKAVGKGKGKDAKSPTKGKGKSSPAPSLTVSGPRPISPPTLETITKDSPAYAAAKASLLRQYRGSFRTVTIPCYVASGKCGNPGELPYSVHNTLYLEVHCPVVKPTLVVISDNGKSTLDYGEVSLGQNIIKSVTIQNISNKTVELTSSILNTGGPFLMLNALRVLPPDGTHTILISYTPEKGEVFHEVLEIKTGHTSLHITLTGKGVSPMIQINMPMQDGVLDMGAVLAGEYLERTFKLLNSSSLSIDYCIKLDSLSLERHNIAQAVPAFIQANKTTKLSVGTQNNNGQNVFDLVPAEGRVPPGSSIDLTVTFAPDHPSDHYSDGVRIELFGKPNVVYLGEEKVSNKI comes from the exons atCAGCTCTGTACAGACTCAGAGCACGACATGAAAGAGTTTGCCAGGAACTGGAAAATGAGCACAAACTTGAGAAAATGATAGCAGATCGACTAGAGCAAGAGGA GTATGAGCTTGCAAAAGTTGAAGTAGAGAGAGGAAAATTTCTGCTGGCAGAGGATGACCTGATTAAGCAGGAACAGCAGCTGGCTAAGGAAAAAACAGACATGGCCTTGCAGCGACTGCGCAAAGAAGAAATGAAAGCTAAACGAGCGATCAGACAGCATGCCAAGAGACAGAA AGACTATCAAACTGCTTTGGAGGATCAGAAGAGAAGACAACAGATGACCGTAGATGATGCAGAAAGAAGTCATGCAAAGCACAGCAAATTCCTCAATCAGACAATGGAAAA GATGCAAAAACGACATGAAGAGGAGAATGCAAGATATAAAGAGAACATGAGAAAAAAGATGGAAATGCTTCTGAAATTAAAAGGAGACATTACTGCAAACAGG GAGAATCTGAAAGCCCTACATGCCAGAGACCAGGCTGCCAACAAAGAGGCCAAACAGAGAGAGGAGGAAGAACGGCAGAGAATTCTCCAAGAGGGAGGTAACCCAGACGAGATTCTCCTCATCCGAAAGAGGATTGAGGAGTTTGAACGTCAGAAAAC TGAGTTTGAAAATGAGAAGCGGCAAAAACAAGCAACCATCATGGATAAAATTCTTGTTGAGGAAGACAGActgaagaaaagaaagaaacaacaACCTCATTTGTGGACAGATCCCAAATCAGACAAATCCAAG ATTGTTGGACCCCAGAAAAAGAAACCTCTAAAGATTTTTCGAGAGCTGACAGATTCCTCCATTTTTGATGaaataatgaaagaaaacaCATACATTATAAATGGACCAGAGGAGCAG ACCACACAGAGAGACGGACATGAACCTGGTAAAACTGACACCGCCCGTGAGGACAGAAAGATCTCTCCCCTCCCTGTAGACTCTAGTGATTCCAGTGATGCTGAGTTTGAAG aaGAAGAAAAGGTTAATCTAGCAGTACCTGAGTTTGAGGGATTATGGGACCAACACAAGCCTTACAAAGTCCCAAAGGACACAGAATCCACTCTAAAACTTCCAAATGGAAGCAAAATGGAGAAG gaAATTTTGGAGAAAGTGTTGGATAAACATCGTCAAGGAATCGTTGTCAAACAAGTGGCTGCTGGAAGAGAATTCCAGGGCTGTCCCTTCTACAGCAAGCCTGATGTCATTCACTTTAAG GATTTTGAAGTAGGAAAGACATACAAGAAGAAAGTGACCTTGACAAATGTTTCTTATACAGTGAATTATTGCAAGTACATAAACATTACTGAGATGTTGAAGGACTTCATAGAGATCCA atTTGACCCACCTGGGCAAATGTCAGCCGGTTTGACCTGTGAAATGATGGTGACTTTTAAACCTATG ATCAATGAGGATTTATTTGGAGAAGTGAAATTCCTGTCACAGACTGGGCCATTCGCTATTCCTCTTCAATGTACCACAAAGAAATGTGAt CTATCAACGGACACATGCCGTATAGACTTTGGGACCACAGTGATTGGAGAGACTTTGAAGAGGACATTCACCCTGACCAACAAGGGAGCACTGGGGACAAAGTTTGAGTTCTTCAAGGTCACAGGTCAGAAGGAAAGGACAGTGACCACAGCTGCAACTTCTCTTGGAGGTCTG ACAACAGCAGATACAATTAGGGCATTTAGTCCTGACTCCACATCAGTGGTGGCCAAAAAAGATGTGACAAATTCCCTTGAAAAGACAGATGAGAAAAAGGCCGCTGAAG ATGCAGACAAGGCCAGCATGGGAGGGGTGGGGACCTCTGATGAGCAGAATGGTACCCAGGCAGCTGGGGAGGGGCTCAGCATGGCTGGGGATGGAGATCAAGGGGAGGAGGAGCAAC CCTTACAAGACTCCCCCGATCTTGCAGTCAGTGAGATGGAGGATTATGGGACACTGGACGGCATGAAGGTGGGGCTTGTGGCAACCGGAGAGTTGGGACCATTTTCCTCCACCAAACTGGAAATTATATGGCAGCCCCATATTCCAGGGCGAGTGGATACAGAGTTTTTGATCACCTTTTCTGATCCTCTCTCTGACAGT ATCTCCATTCAAGCCATTGCTAATGCCATTGATGTCCCTGTGTGGGTTGAGAGACAGACAGTGGACCTGAAGATCTGTATGTATGACAGGCTGTATCAGGACACCATCATTGTAAACAATAG agCAACCACTGCCTTGAGGTTGAAGTTTGAAGTATGCAAAGAGCTGAAGAACCATTTGGAATTACTGCCAAAAACAGGCTACATTCAGGCTCAGTCCAACTTCTCAGCACAAATGAAGTTTCTGCCAAG AAAAAGTCTGTTTGAAGAggctggaaaatattttgacaaagaGACTGGAGTTCTGGAGGCTCCCATGATAATCAGAGTTGCAGATCAG acCCAGCCAGTTCCTTTTACTGTCCAAGCTGTGCTGACCACATCAGACATGGAGTTTGACACCACTGATATAGACTTTGGATGCTGCACCATTTATGAGTCAACTAAGGCTAAAATCAAGCTCACCAACAAATCCATTCTTCCTCAGGAGTTTGGTTTTGTTGGCCACCCAGAG tttgttGAGGTACAACCAAATGATGGGTTTGGAACCTTATTGCCTTTAGAAACAATTGATCTGGAAGTTATATTTAGTCCAAAGAAAGCCAAGGACTACAAGTTTGAATTGAATTGCAAATCCCTCATTAACAG GGAGTTTAAGATCCAGTGTAAGGGTGTAGGGGTCCACCCTCCCCTGGAGATGTCCCATCAAGTGATCCACTTCTCAGCCACCTCGCTGTATGATGTGTCAACTGCCTACTTTCACGTCATTAACTCGCACACAAGTACAAACGAGTTTACCCATCCCGTGCCACGGATTGGAAAGG GTGAGATAGCCCCAGTGGGTCCCACTTCCTTTGAGTTTGTAGTTCCAGAAGGGTCGCCCCTTACAATATCACCATCTGTTGGAACTATAGAGCCTGGCAAG AAATGTCCTATCTGGGTGAGATTTGCACCTGAGTTGAATGAACTAGACATAAAAAAGGAAGCAGTGAGAATGGCAACCAAAGCACTGGAAGCTCAAGCAGAGAAAGAATTTGAGGAGAAACTGAAGCGAGAAAGGGAGGAGGCTGACCAAGCACTG CAAAAAGCTGTGGGGAAAGGAAAAGGCAAAGATGCAAAATCTCCAACAAAAGGCAAAGGAAAATCCTCCCCTGCGCCCTCTCTGACTGTGTCTGGACCAAGGCCCATAAGTCCACCAACTCTTGAAACAATAACTAAAGA CTCCCCTGCTTATGCTGCTGCTAAGGCCAGTCTTCTGAGGCAATACAGAGGCAGCTTTAGAACTGTCACCATTCCCTGCTATGTTGCCAGTGGGAAATGTGGAAACCCAGGGGAACTTCCATAcag TGTCCACAACACCCTGTATCTGGAGGTGCACTGTCCAGTGGTAAAACCGACACTGGTTGTGATTTCAGACAATGGAAAATCCACCCTGGACTATGGAGAAGTGTCCCTTGGTCAGAACATCATCAAGTCTGTCACCATACAGAATATCTCCAACAAAACTGTAGAG TTGACATCATCCATACTAAATACGGGTGGTCCATTCCTGATGTTGAATGCCCTACGAGTTTTGCCACCAGATGGGACTCATACCATTCTAATATCATATACTCCAGAGAAAGGAGAAGTG ttcCATGAGGTGCTGGAGATAAAGACAGGACACACCTCTCTCCATATCACCCTCACTGGTAAGGGGGTCAGCCCAATGATTCAGATCAACATGCCCATGCAGGACGGAGTTCTAGATATGGGGGCAGTGCTTGCTGGGGAATACCTGGAAAGGACTTTCAAG CTGCTGAATTCCTCCTCTCTGTCCATAGATTACTGTATCAAACTGGACAGCCTTTCTTTAGAGAGACATAACATAGCTCAGGCTGTTCCTGCATTTATACAAGCAAACAAGACCACTAAACTCAGTGTTG GAACACAGAATAACAATGGTCAGAATGTGTTTGATTTGGTGCCCGCGGAGGGTAGGGTGCCCCCTGGTAGTAGTATTGACCTTACTGTCACGTTCGCTCCCGACCATCCGAGTGACCATTATTCAGATGGAGTCCGAATAGAGTTGTTTGGCAAG CCTAATGTTGTTTATCTTGGAGAAGAGAAAGTGAGTAATAAAATCTAG